A DNA window from Legionella sp. MW5194 contains the following coding sequences:
- a CDS encoding sigma-54 dependent transcriptional regulator, which translates to MSENETVLVIDDHPERRNKLSVIVEFVGKNVAVAGYEDAKTLALDHVLAVIIAASHTPDACLTLIHHLTKSFPHLPLILIDYPQGTGESLPRTITAMLDFPFTYAQMLEALHKCQIIHDRATEDSSTKQPHSPLFRSLVGNSESIRQVRKLIEQVAGTEASVLVLGESGTGKEVVARNIHALSSRAGKPFIPINCGAIPSELLESELFGHEKGAFTGAITSRQGRFELANGGTLFLDEIGDMPLAMQVKLLRVLQERCFERVGSNRSIDVNVRIIAATHRNLDAAIQEGKFREDLYYRLNVFPIDMPPLRARKEDIPLLLNELISRVEGENRPGVRLLPAALDTLSHYQWPGNVRELANLVERLTILYPNGIVDRDDLPRRFRMDEQTEHGILGTERETLLGTVSQDQSGNDGIDLKEHLVKTELAIISQALDESDWVVAHAASYLNMRRTTLVEKMRKYGLIRPERASSSS; encoded by the coding sequence ATGAGTGAAAATGAGACTGTCCTGGTCATTGATGATCACCCGGAGCGACGCAATAAACTGAGTGTGATTGTTGAATTTGTTGGTAAAAACGTCGCGGTGGCCGGGTATGAGGATGCCAAAACATTGGCATTGGACCATGTGCTGGCTGTCATTATTGCCGCGAGCCATACGCCTGATGCCTGCCTGACCCTCATTCATCATCTGACCAAGTCTTTCCCACATCTTCCTTTGATCCTCATCGATTATCCGCAGGGAACCGGTGAATCCCTGCCCAGAACCATTACCGCGATGCTTGATTTTCCCTTTACTTATGCGCAGATGCTTGAAGCCTTGCACAAATGTCAGATTATTCACGATCGCGCCACAGAGGATTCCTCAACTAAACAGCCGCATTCGCCCTTATTTCGCAGCCTGGTTGGCAACAGTGAGTCCATCCGCCAGGTTCGCAAACTCATTGAACAGGTTGCTGGTACTGAAGCCAGTGTGCTTGTTCTGGGTGAGTCTGGAACGGGAAAGGAAGTGGTCGCCCGCAACATTCATGCCTTATCGTCCAGAGCAGGAAAGCCCTTCATTCCCATCAATTGCGGCGCTATTCCCAGTGAACTGTTGGAAAGCGAATTGTTTGGTCACGAAAAAGGCGCTTTTACCGGTGCCATCACCTCCCGGCAAGGCCGTTTTGAATTGGCCAATGGCGGCACCCTGTTTCTTGATGAAATTGGGGATATGCCCCTCGCCATGCAGGTGAAACTATTAAGGGTTTTGCAGGAGCGATGTTTTGAACGCGTTGGCAGTAACCGCAGTATCGATGTCAATGTCAGAATCATTGCTGCGACGCACCGCAACCTCGATGCCGCCATCCAGGAAGGAAAATTTCGCGAAGATCTTTATTATCGTTTGAACGTCTTCCCCATTGATATGCCGCCCTTGCGTGCTCGAAAGGAAGACATCCCGCTGCTGCTGAATGAGTTAATCTCCCGCGTTGAAGGTGAAAATCGTCCGGGGGTAAGGCTTTTACCCGCCGCGCTCGATACCTTAAGCCATTATCAATGGCCAGGTAATGTACGTGAACTTGCCAACCTGGTTGAACGCCTGACCATTCTTTACCCGAACGGCATCGTTGATCGTGACGATTTGCCGCGCCGCTTCAGAATGGATGAACAGACCGAACACGGTATTCTTGGAACCGAGCGTGAAACCCTGCTCGGCACGGTTTCACAGGACCAATCAGGCAATGACGGCATTGATTTAAAAGAGCATCTGGTAAAAACAGAACTGGCCATTATCAGTCAGGCTCTGGATGAGTCGGATTGGGTTGTGGCACACGCTGCCAGTTACCTGAACATGCGTCGTACCACCCTGGTTGAAAAAATGCGTAAATACGGATTAATTCGACCAGAACGGGCTTCATCCTCTTCCTGA
- the sohB gene encoding protease SohB, giving the protein MEFLSDYGLFLLKSITLVIAILLVTAGLLALGRSKRPKLEVVSLNKEFNALRRHMNHEIRDIKEKKPRQKKKDKLNSKDKPTLFVLDFHGDIKASQTESLREAVNAVLSVAGEDDEVLIRLESPGGVVNGYGLAASQLQRIRDKNITLTVAIDKMAASGGYLMACVANRIIAAPFAIIGSIGVVGQLPNFNRWLKKHNIDFEMITAGEYKRTLTLFGENTEKGRQKFQEDLEDIHQAFRDYVLQNRQQLDIDKVATGEHWLAKDAFELRLVDSLKTSDEYLMSKMEDYKVFKIASHHKPSLVDRILRPAAQLFYPFH; this is encoded by the coding sequence ATGGAATTTCTATCTGACTACGGTTTATTTCTCCTCAAAAGCATCACCCTGGTGATTGCCATTTTGCTGGTCACGGCTGGACTATTGGCCCTTGGACGCAGTAAACGACCCAAGCTTGAGGTTGTTTCCCTGAACAAAGAATTCAATGCGCTTAGGCGGCACATGAACCACGAAATCAGGGACATCAAAGAGAAAAAGCCCCGTCAAAAAAAGAAAGACAAACTCAACAGCAAAGACAAGCCCACCTTGTTTGTTCTTGATTTTCATGGTGACATCAAGGCATCCCAAACGGAGTCATTGCGGGAAGCGGTCAATGCCGTATTAAGTGTTGCAGGTGAAGACGATGAAGTACTCATTCGTCTGGAAAGTCCTGGCGGGGTAGTTAACGGCTATGGGCTCGCCGCGTCGCAATTGCAGCGGATCCGCGATAAAAACATCACACTAACCGTAGCCATCGATAAAATGGCAGCCAGCGGCGGGTATTTAATGGCCTGTGTCGCCAACCGAATCATTGCCGCACCTTTTGCAATCATTGGTTCAATTGGGGTTGTTGGTCAATTGCCCAATTTTAACCGCTGGCTGAAAAAGCATAACATCGATTTTGAGATGATAACCGCAGGCGAATACAAACGCACATTGACCCTGTTTGGTGAAAACACGGAAAAGGGCCGGCAGAAATTTCAGGAGGATTTGGAAGACATTCATCAGGCCTTCCGTGATTACGTACTGCAAAACCGCCAGCAACTCGACATTGACAAAGTAGCCACAGGAGAGCATTGGCTGGCGAAGGATGCCTTTGAGCTGCGTCTGGTGGACAGCCTTAAAACCAGTGACGAGTACCTTATGAGTAAAATGGAGGATTACAAGGTCTTTAAAATTGCCTCCCACCACAAGCCATCCTTGGTTGATCGGATTTTACGCCCAGCCGCTCAACTTTTTTACCCCTTTCACTGA
- the ccmA gene encoding cytochrome c biogenesis heme-transporting ATPase CcmA — protein MLEVINLAYDYDYRPVLSGVQWTLAQGELLHLRGSNGAGKTTLLRLLAGLTQPISGEIRFRGYPVAENKTAYQQALCYVGHKPGLSAALTVSENCRFDSHWPRSRVPLEALLAAHGLQHLADQPCAHLSAGQRRRVSLLRLAMTDAPLWLLDEPLVALDDDAIALLVNLMNTHLQQGGMVVLTSHQELPSFLKKTQEYCL, from the coding sequence ATGCTTGAAGTGATTAATCTAGCCTATGATTACGATTACCGCCCCGTCTTAAGCGGCGTGCAATGGACACTCGCTCAAGGGGAGTTATTGCATCTACGCGGCAGCAATGGCGCTGGTAAAACGACACTCTTGCGTCTGTTGGCAGGCCTTACCCAGCCGATAAGCGGAGAAATCCGTTTTAGAGGATACCCTGTCGCGGAGAACAAAACCGCCTACCAGCAGGCCCTCTGTTATGTGGGTCACAAGCCGGGTTTGAGCGCCGCATTAACCGTGAGCGAAAATTGCCGGTTTGACTCCCATTGGCCGCGCTCACGTGTGCCCCTTGAGGCGTTACTCGCAGCACACGGTTTGCAGCATTTGGCGGATCAGCCCTGCGCGCATCTGTCCGCTGGTCAGCGGCGTCGTGTCAGCCTGTTACGTCTCGCCATGACCGATGCACCGTTGTGGCTGCTTGATGAACCCTTGGTTGCCCTGGATGATGACGCCATTGCGTTGCTGGTTAATTTAATGAACACCCATTTGCAACAGGGGGGAATGGTTGTTCTGACTTCTCATCAGGAGTTGCCGTCTTTTCTGAAAAAGACTCAGGAGTATTGTCTGTGA
- the ccmB gene encoding heme exporter protein CcmB has product MTTGMRLFKRQFHRELLVHLRQPSTLLHAILFFLMVTVFFPLTVTPEPRLLQQLAPGLIWTAMLLSFLLASEKFFQQDYEDGVIEQWLISSQDLPVIVIAKVCAHWLLHLIPMLMLCPLLAMLFSLNPTEAAVLASSLIAGTPAIIFLCALAAAFSTGLKQKGVLIALILLPFALPVMIFGSAALQAGIHGMNVSGYLALLLAFSLLAILFLPFAISAILRITLSD; this is encoded by the coding sequence GTGACCACTGGCATGCGGCTTTTTAAAAGGCAATTTCACCGGGAATTGCTGGTGCATCTGCGCCAACCCAGCACCTTGTTGCATGCCATCCTTTTCTTTCTGATGGTTACTGTTTTTTTCCCCTTGACGGTGACGCCTGAACCCCGGCTTCTGCAGCAATTGGCGCCGGGACTGATTTGGACTGCCATGTTACTGTCCTTCCTGCTCGCTTCAGAGAAATTCTTTCAGCAGGATTATGAGGATGGAGTCATCGAGCAATGGTTAATTTCTTCTCAGGATTTGCCTGTTATTGTAATCGCCAAAGTGTGTGCTCATTGGCTCCTTCATTTAATTCCCATGCTGATGTTATGTCCCTTACTGGCAATGTTGTTTTCGCTGAATCCAACAGAGGCAGCCGTGCTTGCCTCAAGCCTGATTGCCGGCACACCCGCGATTATTTTTCTCTGTGCGTTAGCTGCAGCGTTTAGCACGGGTCTTAAGCAGAAGGGGGTATTGATTGCCCTGATTCTGTTGCCATTCGCTCTTCCTGTCATGATTTTTGGCAGCGCAGCCCTACAGGCGGGCATTCATGGTATGAACGTCAGTGGTTACCTGGCTTTACTACTGGCCTTTTCGCTTTTGGCCATTCTTTTTCTGCCCTTTGCCATCAGCGCCATTCTTCGCATTACGCTAAGCGATTAG
- a CDS encoding DUF5630 domain-containing protein yields the protein MDFTTLSYADRTAIAELQLFISELEIHTSEDKLIYTLNESQQHRLPTLIKAISLAVLIRLAMEDNHVNALCRHPVLEPHWNERWRLSGRNPHEMAIKNNQPVHEYLPQPTIPTFQLLQGIFLYSQYRTNSDAAMLYLYQAAEAGYFPALNVLTNYCLTQTDLHPEALHYAALAADYYWTPGYLLLAVTELKLEQYDKALLHLIVAEKLLPYSDAMINNAYQGQSLAAIAQPLMPSLDAHNWMEAKIKLAELGQLPLNLVTTRLYAQADHVVEQIKAIFSPMPEDPDEAKMDNPLSPGF from the coding sequence TTGGATTTCACAACGCTGTCATACGCAGACAGAACGGCCATTGCCGAATTGCAATTATTCATCAGCGAACTGGAAATCCACACCAGTGAGGACAAGCTGATTTACACATTGAATGAGTCACAGCAACACCGCTTGCCCACGCTGATTAAAGCAATCAGTCTTGCTGTGTTAATTAGGCTGGCGATGGAAGACAACCACGTCAATGCCTTGTGCAGACACCCTGTTTTGGAGCCTCACTGGAACGAGCGATGGCGGTTAAGCGGCCGTAATCCGCATGAAATGGCGATAAAAAATAATCAACCGGTGCATGAATACCTGCCGCAACCCACCATCCCAACTTTCCAGCTGCTTCAGGGCATTTTTCTCTACAGCCAATACAGAACCAACAGTGATGCCGCCATGCTTTATTTGTATCAAGCCGCAGAGGCTGGCTATTTTCCTGCATTAAACGTGTTAACCAATTACTGCCTGACGCAAACGGATTTACATCCTGAAGCACTGCATTATGCCGCCTTGGCCGCTGATTATTACTGGACGCCGGGCTACCTGCTTTTAGCCGTGACTGAACTTAAACTGGAACAGTATGACAAAGCGCTGCTTCATTTGATTGTTGCTGAGAAGCTGCTGCCTTATTCAGACGCCATGATTAACAATGCCTACCAGGGACAGTCTCTAGCGGCCATTGCCCAGCCACTGATGCCGTCTCTGGATGCCCATAACTGGATGGAAGCAAAAATAAAACTTGCCGAGCTAGGTCAACTTCCCCTGAACCTGGTGACTACCCGCCTGTATGCGCAGGCGGATCATGTGGTTGAGCAGATCAAGGCAATCTTCTCCCCCATGCCGGAAGACCCGGATGAAGCGAAAATGGATAATCCCTTGAGTCCCGGTTTTTAG
- the ccmC gene encoding heme ABC transporter permease CcmC, whose product MWKFLYQLASPRNFYQLTQRWLPALGGCVLLTLLPGLLWGLFFAPPDYQQGDAFRIIYIHVPAAFLSMSLYAWMAFLAVLLLVWRIKLAGLMLSVVAQLGAIMAFLALATGSIWGKPMWGAWWVWDARLTSELILLLLYIAIVAIRSAFSDSERGDRVIAILTLVGLVDLPIIHYSVYWWNTLHQGSTLSVFAKPKIAAPMLYPLLLSLLGFTLYALWIILHKARNELLLRERRQQWVRELVEERQ is encoded by the coding sequence ATGTGGAAATTTCTCTACCAACTGGCGTCACCCAGAAATTTTTACCAGCTGACGCAACGCTGGCTTCCTGCATTGGGAGGCTGTGTGTTGCTGACTTTGCTGCCGGGCCTTCTCTGGGGACTGTTTTTTGCCCCGCCTGATTACCAGCAGGGGGATGCATTTCGTATCATTTATATTCATGTTCCAGCGGCTTTTTTATCCATGTCCCTGTACGCCTGGATGGCATTTCTCGCTGTGTTGCTTCTTGTCTGGCGGATTAAGCTTGCCGGGTTAATGCTCTCGGTGGTGGCGCAACTCGGTGCGATAATGGCCTTTTTAGCCTTAGCCACTGGCAGCATCTGGGGAAAGCCCATGTGGGGCGCATGGTGGGTATGGGATGCCCGGTTGACTTCCGAGCTTATTCTGCTGCTGCTTTATATCGCTATTGTCGCCATTCGGTCAGCTTTCAGTGATTCCGAGCGTGGCGATCGGGTGATTGCCATTTTGACACTGGTGGGACTCGTGGATCTGCCGATTATTCACTATTCGGTTTACTGGTGGAATACCCTGCATCAGGGCTCGACCCTGTCGGTTTTTGCCAAGCCTAAAATTGCAGCACCGATGTTATATCCCTTGCTGCTTTCCTTGCTTGGTTTTACCTTGTATGCGTTATGGATTATTCTGCATAAAGCCCGCAATGAACTGTTGCTGCGTGAACGGCGCCAGCAATGGGTGAGGGAGTTGGTGGAGGAAAGGCAATGA
- the ccmD gene encoding heme exporter protein CcmD, which yields MNGLAMGKYAMYIWPAYGLAFAVLALLLLDIKRQQKRTRSKLHQWFRRQ from the coding sequence ATGAACGGGTTAGCAATGGGGAAGTACGCCATGTATATCTGGCCGGCTTATGGTTTGGCCTTCGCTGTTTTAGCGCTGTTGCTGCTCGATATCAAGCGCCAGCAGAAACGTACACGCAGCAAACTGCATCAATGGTTCAGGCGGCAATGA
- the ccmE gene encoding cytochrome c maturation protein CcmE, whose translation MHPVRQRKLLFILSLLAGLTLITALIMYALRQNISLFYTPSQMAEGKVTQGQKVRIGGMVVKGSIVRGSQDLTVRFKLTDFKKEIEVSYRGILPDLFREGQGIVALGQVLDEGHFNAAEVLAKHDANYMPPEVKAALAAQGKK comes from the coding sequence ATGCATCCTGTCCGTCAACGAAAATTGCTTTTCATTTTAAGTCTTCTCGCTGGATTGACGTTGATAACGGCGCTCATCATGTATGCTTTGCGCCAGAACATCAGCTTGTTTTATACCCCCTCGCAAATGGCTGAGGGCAAGGTAACCCAGGGACAAAAGGTACGTATTGGCGGCATGGTGGTCAAAGGCAGCATTGTGCGCGGCAGCCAGGATTTGACAGTCCGCTTTAAACTCACTGATTTTAAAAAAGAAATTGAAGTCAGCTACCGCGGTATATTGCCGGATCTGTTTCGCGAAGGGCAAGGAATCGTTGCATTAGGCCAGGTGCTCGATGAGGGCCATTTTAATGCTGCGGAAGTACTCGCCAAACATGATGCCAATTACATGCCGCCAGAAGTCAAGGCCGCGTTGGCCGCTCAGGGGAAGAAATGA
- a CDS encoding heme lyase CcmF/NrfE family subunit yields the protein MTAELGLLSLVLALLFAVLLAVIPTLGLLRARTGWIAAAPALAAGQFIFITLAYLALTICFLRDDFTVIYVMSNSSVNLPWFYKLCAVWGGHEGSMLLWVAILSLWMMGVSFFSKNLDDAIRTRVLVVLGLISIGFILFLLSTSNPFARQFQVLNTQGRDLNPLLQDPGFLFHPPMLYMGYVGFSVAFAFAIAALWLGRVESSWAKWTRPWTLAAWCCLTTGITLGSWWAYRELGWGGWWFWDPVENASFMPWLVGTALIHSLAVSEKRQQFIAWTLLLSITAFSLSLVGTFLVRSGVLTSVHAFAVDPQRGLFILCFLLTVIGGSLLLFALRAPALTRRNNPALISKESALLLNNVFLAVIMLTVLMGTIYPLLIDGLGLGKLSVGAPYFNTVFVPLMIPLLLLMGLGIHLRWQKDNLQAVLNRLKSLLGLSVLLPVIILLFVDQPMNGYSLLGLVLAVWILLSTGKLVYLRGQERGFKTLGQAFWGMVLAHVGVAAAVIGVAISSGYGIQDDVKLAPGNEAMLAGYRVRFINEQPLQGPNYQGTRARFEISRGSQVHVIYPEKRMYTIGQMAMTESAIDVNPFRDIYVALGEPVDETAWSVRLYFKPFVRWIWGGGFLILAGGLLALSDRRYYRQQKTVSAHLEVSSS from the coding sequence ATGACAGCAGAACTGGGTTTATTGTCGTTAGTGCTCGCTTTGCTGTTTGCGGTGTTGCTGGCAGTTATTCCAACCCTTGGCTTGCTGCGCGCCAGGACGGGCTGGATTGCGGCGGCACCCGCCTTGGCGGCGGGGCAATTTATATTTATCACCTTGGCCTACCTTGCCTTGACCATCTGCTTTTTGCGCGATGATTTTACTGTCATTTATGTCATGAGCAATTCCAGTGTGAATTTACCCTGGTTTTACAAACTCTGTGCCGTCTGGGGCGGGCATGAGGGTTCCATGCTGCTTTGGGTTGCCATCCTCAGTCTGTGGATGATGGGTGTCAGTTTTTTTAGCAAGAACCTGGATGATGCCATCCGCACCCGTGTGCTGGTTGTCTTAGGCCTCATCAGTATTGGTTTTATTTTATTCCTGTTAAGTACGTCCAATCCGTTTGCGCGTCAATTCCAGGTGCTTAATACGCAGGGACGGGATTTAAATCCCTTGCTGCAGGATCCAGGCTTTCTGTTTCATCCACCCATGCTGTACATGGGTTATGTTGGTTTTTCCGTGGCGTTTGCTTTCGCCATTGCGGCCCTGTGGCTCGGCCGGGTTGAATCCTCCTGGGCAAAATGGACAAGGCCCTGGACACTGGCGGCCTGGTGTTGTCTAACCACGGGCATTACGCTTGGAAGCTGGTGGGCTTACCGGGAGTTAGGCTGGGGAGGTTGGTGGTTCTGGGATCCGGTCGAAAACGCCTCTTTCATGCCCTGGCTGGTGGGTACCGCGCTGATTCATTCCCTGGCCGTCAGTGAAAAGCGGCAGCAGTTCATTGCCTGGACATTATTATTGTCAATTACTGCTTTTTCGCTAAGCCTCGTGGGAACCTTTCTTGTCCGTTCGGGTGTGTTAACGTCTGTCCATGCTTTTGCCGTTGATCCACAGCGCGGGCTTTTTATTCTGTGCTTTCTGTTGACGGTGATTGGCGGCTCGCTGCTGTTGTTCGCGCTCCGTGCACCAGCCCTTACACGGCGGAACAATCCTGCACTGATTTCCAAAGAGAGCGCCTTGCTTTTAAACAATGTTTTTCTTGCCGTTATCATGTTAACCGTATTGATGGGAACAATTTACCCCCTGTTAATTGACGGCCTTGGGCTTGGTAAGTTATCGGTGGGCGCGCCATATTTCAATACGGTATTCGTTCCTTTGATGATTCCTTTGCTGCTGCTGATGGGATTGGGCATTCATTTACGATGGCAAAAGGACAACCTTCAAGCGGTTCTAAACCGTTTGAAGAGTCTCCTGGGCCTCAGTGTCCTTCTTCCTGTTATCATCCTCCTGTTCGTTGATCAACCGATGAATGGCTACAGCCTGCTTGGCCTTGTATTGGCTGTGTGGATCCTGCTGAGTACGGGCAAACTGGTTTACCTCCGCGGGCAGGAGCGAGGGTTTAAAACCTTGGGCCAGGCCTTTTGGGGAATGGTGCTCGCTCACGTCGGTGTTGCTGCCGCGGTTATTGGTGTGGCCATTTCCAGTGGCTATGGCATTCAGGATGATGTCAAACTGGCACCCGGCAACGAGGCGATGCTTGCCGGTTACCGCGTTCGTTTCATTAATGAACAGCCTTTACAGGGGCCTAACTATCAGGGAACGCGTGCCCGCTTTGAAATCAGCCGCGGATCGCAGGTGCATGTGATTTATCCTGAAAAGCGCATGTATACCATCGGCCAAATGGCGATGACGGAGTCAGCCATCGATGTTAATCCATTCCGCGACATCTATGTGGCTCTGGGGGAGCCTGTGGATGAAACGGCCTGGTCTGTGCGCCTTTATTTTAAACCTTTTGTCCGTTGGATCTGGGGTGGGGGCTTTCTGATTTTAGCCGGAGGTTTGCTCGCCTTATCCGATCGCCGTTATTATCGGCAGCAAAAAACGGTATCAGCCCATTTGGAAGTGAGTTCCTCATGA
- a CDS encoding DsbE family thiol:disulfide interchange protein, protein MTRLINWRLLPFFIFVVLVLFFWRGLSLDPQKLPSSKLDHPLPVFKLPVLGHENEIMTSDRLTGQVSLLNVWASWCAACVEEQVFLLQLAKEGVPLYGLNYKDTSDQALKWLAEWGNPYRLIAEDAKGKVAIDLGVYGAPETFLIDRKGIIRYRHAGILDEANWKKEFLPRIKQLKRQS, encoded by the coding sequence ATGACACGACTAATTAACTGGCGCTTATTGCCCTTTTTCATTTTTGTGGTGCTGGTTTTGTTTTTCTGGCGAGGCCTATCCCTTGATCCTCAAAAGCTTCCTTCCAGCAAGCTAGATCATCCGCTGCCTGTTTTTAAACTGCCTGTACTGGGCCACGAAAACGAGATCATGACATCCGATCGCTTAACGGGGCAGGTGAGCTTATTGAATGTCTGGGCTAGTTGGTGTGCTGCTTGTGTTGAAGAGCAGGTTTTTCTGTTACAGTTGGCCAAAGAGGGGGTCCCGTTGTATGGCCTTAATTACAAGGACACTAGCGACCAGGCATTAAAATGGCTGGCTGAATGGGGAAATCCCTATCGTCTGATAGCCGAAGACGCCAAAGGCAAAGTGGCCATTGATTTAGGGGTTTATGGCGCACCGGAAACCTTTCTTATCGACAGGAAAGGCATTATACGGTATCGCCATGCCGGCATTCTGGATGAAGCGAATTGGAAAAAAGAATTTCTGCCTCGCATTAAGCAGTTGAAACGACAATCATGA
- a CDS encoding cytochrome c-type biogenesis protein — protein MKKWLAHILIVMLCSLGVAQANSFYPLDSPRKEAQFNHLLRELRCLVCQNQDLADSNAELAKDLRGQVYDLVREGKSDSEIIQYLTDRYGDFILFKPPVKAVTVLLWFGPILFLALGLLVFWRTGLKQVAHE, from the coding sequence ATGAAGAAATGGCTTGCACACATTCTGATAGTCATGCTCTGTTCTTTGGGTGTGGCCCAGGCGAACAGTTTTTATCCTTTGGATTCTCCTCGAAAGGAAGCGCAATTTAATCACTTATTGAGGGAATTGCGTTGCCTTGTCTGCCAAAATCAGGATTTGGCCGATTCCAATGCTGAACTGGCCAAGGATTTACGAGGGCAGGTGTATGATCTTGTGAGGGAAGGGAAGAGTGACAGTGAAATTATTCAATACCTGACTGACCGTTATGGTGATTTTATCTTGTTTAAGCCCCCGGTCAAGGCGGTCACCGTTCTGTTGTGGTTTGGTCCCATTCTGTTTTTAGCATTGGGGTTACTGGTTTTTTGGCGCACAGGTTTAAAGCAGGTTGCACATGAATGA
- a CDS encoding tetratricopeptide repeat protein, protein MNEKWLLLAFGSLIFSALLLLFFSLRQTKGTLIILVPVFIASACVGYWYWGSWQALNDYSKQQARMQDVKKVLATMKDPQDLIVRLRQRLDDTPASSRGWYLLGRLYLSQNELQQAKIAFKKAMTLDSDNDTARISYIQVLLLLNHQQFNEEMTAQLHQLLKKNPHQPDALAMLAAKAYQEKEFSEAIVYWQQLLKMVPGNSETAQSLRKAIAKAQQQL, encoded by the coding sequence ATGAATGAGAAATGGCTGTTATTGGCTTTTGGTTCATTGATTTTTTCAGCTCTGCTGCTGCTTTTCTTTAGTCTGCGGCAGACAAAAGGCACGCTGATTATCCTTGTTCCCGTGTTTATTGCCAGTGCCTGTGTCGGTTATTGGTATTGGGGAAGCTGGCAGGCCTTAAACGATTATTCAAAGCAGCAGGCTCGTATGCAGGACGTGAAGAAAGTCCTCGCGACAATGAAGGACCCCCAGGATTTAATTGTCCGTTTGCGGCAGCGTTTGGATGATACGCCAGCGAGTTCACGCGGATGGTATTTATTGGGCAGGCTTTATCTCAGTCAAAATGAATTGCAGCAGGCTAAGATAGCCTTTAAAAAAGCCATGACCCTTGACTCTGACAACGACACGGCAAGAATCAGTTACATTCAGGTTCTGCTGTTGCTCAATCACCAGCAGTTCAATGAGGAAATGACGGCGCAGTTGCATCAATTACTGAAAAAAAATCCACACCAACCGGATGCCCTGGCCATGCTTGCCGCCAAAGCCTATCAGGAGAAGGAATTCAGCGAGGCGATCGTTTACTGGCAACAGCTACTGAAAATGGTTCCCGGCAATTCGGAGACAGCACAAAGCCTGCGCAAAGCCATTGCCAAAGCACAACAACAGTTATAG
- a CDS encoding dodecin, translated as MTNRVYQIVELVGTSEEGIEEAINNAIAQAAKVHGKLDWYEVLQTRGFIEGSESKYYQVHLKIGCHAH; from the coding sequence ATGACAAACCGTGTTTATCAAATTGTTGAATTAGTGGGCACCTCGGAAGAGGGCATTGAAGAGGCAATCAATAATGCCATTGCTCAGGCGGCAAAAGTGCATGGCAAACTGGACTGGTATGAAGTACTTCAAACCCGTGGTTTTATCGAGGGCAGTGAAAGCAAATACTACCAGGTTCATTTGAAAATAGGTTGCCACGCACATTAA